The candidate division WOR-3 bacterium genome includes a window with the following:
- the groES gene encoding co-chaperone GroES, giving the protein MKIKPLQDRILVERVEEEVKKGGIIIPDTAKEKPQQGKVIAVGPGRIDEKGNRIPMEVKKGDYILFGKYSGNEIRIDDNEYLIMREDDVLAIIEKEK; this is encoded by the coding sequence ATGAAGATTAAACCGTTACAGGACCGCATCCTTGTGGAGCGGGTTGAAGAAGAGGTGAAGAAGGGCGGTATCATTATCCCGGATACCGCGAAGGAAAAGCCGCAGCAGGGGAAGGTGATTGCGGTTGGACCGGGCAGGATTGATGAGAAGGGAAACCGGATTCCGATGGAGGTGAAGAAGGGCGACTACATCCTGTTCGGGAAGTATTCGGGCAATGAGATTCGGATTGACGACAATGAGTATTTGATTATGCGCGAGGACGATGTCCTGGCGATTATTGAGAAGGAAAA